The sequence ATTGAGGAATTGAAAAAGAAATTACATACTAAATTCTTAAAGAACTTTAAGATGGGTGAAATCAGCATCAATATTACTGAAGTTGATCGTCCAAACTTAAGCGCTATGATTTTAGTACAGTCAATGATTCTTGAAATTGAAAAGCGTTTGCCTTTCAAAAGAGTTATGAAGCAAGCTATTGGTCGCTCAGAAAGATCCGGTGCTTTGGGTGTTAAGGTTATGTTATCTGGTCGCTTGAACGGCGCCGAAATTGCTCGTCAAGAAATGCTTATTTCCGGTAAATTACCATTACAAACTTTGCGTGCTGATATTGACTATGCTCGAGGTGCTGCTCATACCACTTTTGGTTTGATCGGTATCAAGGCTTGGGTCTATCGCGGTGAAGTTTTTGAACGCCAAGAAAATGCTGGCGAAGTGGTAAAAGAGAAGGTTAATAATAAAAGAAAATAATATACTGATATGTTAGCTCCGAAAAAGACAAAATATCGAAAAGGACACAAATTAAACCGCGGCGGTAAAGCAACGCGTAAGATTGCGCTAAGCTTTGGTAGCTATGGTTTGAAGAGTTTGCAAGGCTGCTGGGTTACTGCCCGTCAGATTGAAGCTGCTCGTCGTGTTATCTCTCGTTATGTCCAAAGAAGCGGAAAGATATGGATTAGAATTTTCCCTGATAAGCCAGTTACAGCCAAAGGCGGTGAAATGCCTATGGGTAAAGGAAAAGGAAGCGTTGATCACTACGTAGCTATCGTTAAGCCTGGTATGGTCTTATTTGAGATCGAAGGTGTTACTGAACAACAGGCCCGCGAAGCTATGATTTTATCAGCTCACAAGTTGCCAATTAAATGCAGCTTTATCAAAAAACATTAATCTCGAGATATGGAATTTAAAGAATTACAAACTAAAACCTTGAAGGAATGGCACGCTATGCTAGCGGAGTCTCGAGAAAAGTTGCGTCAGCTTCGTTTTAAGGATGCCAATAAACAATTAGGCAACGTTCGTTCAATTAGAAAAGAACGTGAGCTGATTTCCCATTTATTGACCTTAATTAATAAGTCTAAAAAATCTTAAGATATGTCAGCTACAAAAACAGCCGCTGTTAAGAAAACAGCGCCCGAGACAATCAAAGTAAATGCTAAGCGCGTCCTAGAAGGCGTAGTCTTAAGCGATAAGATGGATAAGACCATTGTAGTTAATGTTGAAAAGATTAAGATTCACCCAAAATACAATAAGCGTTATAAATCATCTACTCATTATCAGGTTCATGATGAAAAGAATTCATGCAAAGTAGGGGATAAAGTAAAGTTTATTGAATGCCGACCTTTGAGTAAGAATAAGCGTTGGCGCGTTTTAAGCAAATAATTAGTTTCCAATATGATTCAGGTTCAAACAATGCTAAAAGTTGCAGATAATACAGGCGCTAAAAGAGTGCAATGTATTCGCGTGCTCGGCGGTTACCGCAAGCGCTACGCTCATATTGGTGAACGTATTATTATTACTGTTAAACAAGCAACTCCACACTCAATGGTTAAAAAGAGCGATGTGCTATTAGCTGTTGTAGTTCGTGTTAAGAAAGAAATTCGTCGTCCCGATGGAAGTTATATCCGCTTTGATGACAATGCTTGTGTAATTATTGATAAAAAGAATGGTGAACCAAAAGGTACTCGTATCTTTGGACCAATCCCACGCGAAGTGCGTAAGGCTGGCTATGTGAAGATTGCCTCCTTAGCTCCTGAGGTGCTCTAAATTATATTTATGAATATTAAACGAAACGACAACGTATTAGTTCTAGCCGGTAAGGACAAAGGAAAGTCCGGTAAAGTTCTTCAGGTCTTTGCAGATTTGAATCGAGCTAGCGTTGAAGGCGTCAATCTTTTAATTAAGCACATGCGTCCTCGTAATAAGAATGAAAAGGGACAACGTATTGAATTCGCAGCTCCGCTTAATATTTCAAATTTAGCTTTAATTTGTCCAAAGTGTGGCAAACCAACTCGCATTGCCCATAAAGTTTTAATCAGTGAAGATAAGAAAAAGCATAATAAAGTAAGAGTCTGCAAGAAGTGCCAGGCTAACATAGACTAAGCATATGAGATTTAATGAATTATACCAAAAGCAAGTACGTCCAGCTCTAAAGAAAGAATTTTCTTACAAGAGTGACTTAGCTATTCCTAGAATAACTAAAGTTTCACTCAACGTTGGTGTTGGTCGTTTCACAAAAGACAAAGCTTATGTTGATGGCGTTGTTAATACCTTAACTCGTATTTCCGGTCAGAAGCCAGTCCTTACTAAATCTCGTAAATCAATTTCCGCTTTCAAGGTTCGTGAAGGTCAGATTGTTGGTGTGGCCGTTAATTTGCGCGGCGCACGTATGTTCGATTTCCTTGAGAAGTTGATTAATATTACTTTCCCTCGCGTTCGCGACTTTCGTGGTATTGATGCCAAGATTATTGATCGCACCGGTAATATGTCTATTGGTTTCCGTGAACACATTGCTTTCCCAGAAGTTAAAGCTGATGAGATCGACAATGTTCATGGTTTACAAATAACCATTAGTACAACAGCCAAGACCCGAGAAGAAGGTTTCGAGTTATTTAAATTACTTGGCTTTCCTTTTAAGAAAACCACTTAAATAATACCTATGGCACGAAAAGCACTAGTCGAAAAAGCAAAACGCACCCCAAAGTTTTCGAGTCGAAAGATTCGTCGCTGTTGGCGCTGTGGCCGCAATCACGGTTTTATGCGTGATTTTGGTTTGTGTCGTATTTGTTTTAGAGAATTAGCCAACAATACTGATTTACCGGGTATTAAAAAATCAAGCTGGTAATCCTAAGTAAAAAAGATTATGAATGACCCAATCGCAGACATGCTATCTCGTATAAGAAACGCTGCCGCCGTCGGAAGACCGGAGCTTGTCTTACCTATGAGCAAACTCAAATTTAATATTGCCAAACTTCTTCAAGAAACTGGTTGGATTGGTGCTGTTGAAGTTATTAAGCATGAAACTACTAAGGTTAAGGGTAGTATGTTTGATGAACTCAGAATCGTTTTGAAATATAAACCAGATGGTACACCTGCTTTTGCCTCAATTAAGCGCGTTAGTAAATCAAGCCGCCGCATTTATGTTGGCAAAGCTGAATTACCAAAGGTGCTTAATGGATTTGGTATGGCGATTGTTTCCACATCACAGGGAATCATGACTAATAAAGAAGCCCGTCGCCGCAACTTAGGTGGCGAAGTTATTTGCGAAGTCTACTAATATGTCTAGATTAGGAAAATTACCAATTAAGCTTGTTAAAGGATCAACTGCTGTTTTGAACAACGGTATCTTAACCGTGAAAG is a genomic window of Candidatus Falkowbacteria bacterium containing:
- the rplP gene encoding 50S ribosomal protein L16, which produces MLAPKKTKYRKGHKLNRGGKATRKIALSFGSYGLKSLQGCWVTARQIEAARRVISRYVQRSGKIWIRIFPDKPVTAKGGEMPMGKGKGSVDHYVAIVKPGMVLFEIEGVTEQQAREAMILSAHKLPIKCSFIKKH
- the rplX gene encoding 50S ribosomal protein L24 encodes the protein MNIKRNDNVLVLAGKDKGKSGKVLQVFADLNRASVEGVNLLIKHMRPRNKNEKGQRIEFAAPLNISNLALICPKCGKPTRIAHKVLISEDKKKHNKVRVCKKCQANID
- the rpsH gene encoding 30S ribosomal protein S8, with amino-acid sequence MNDPIADMLSRIRNAAAVGRPELVLPMSKLKFNIAKLLQETGWIGAVEVIKHETTKVKGSMFDELRIVLKYKPDGTPAFASIKRVSKSSRRIYVGKAELPKVLNGFGMAIVSTSQGIMTNKEARRRNLGGEVICEVY
- the rpsQ gene encoding 30S ribosomal protein S17 → MSATKTAAVKKTAPETIKVNAKRVLEGVVLSDKMDKTIVVNVEKIKIHPKYNKRYKSSTHYQVHDEKNSCKVGDKVKFIECRPLSKNKRWRVLSK
- the rplN gene encoding 50S ribosomal protein L14; its protein translation is MIQVQTMLKVADNTGAKRVQCIRVLGGYRKRYAHIGERIIITVKQATPHSMVKKSDVLLAVVVRVKKEIRRPDGSYIRFDDNACVIIDKKNGEPKGTRIFGPIPREVRKAGYVKIASLAPEVL
- a CDS encoding type Z 30S ribosomal protein S14, coding for MARKALVEKAKRTPKFSSRKIRRCWRCGRNHGFMRDFGLCRICFRELANNTDLPGIKKSSW
- the rpsC gene encoding 30S ribosomal protein S3; this translates as MGQKVNPKAMRVGITRQWPSKWFARGDNYIQQVKQDLSVSRYLIKQFREAGTDKVEIERPSGKKIVVNLFTAKPGLIIGRGGVGIEELKKKLHTKFLKNFKMGEISINITEVDRPNLSAMILVQSMILEIEKRLPFKRVMKQAIGRSERSGALGVKVMLSGRLNGAEIARQEMLISGKLPLQTLRADIDYARGAAHTTFGLIGIKAWVYRGEVFERQENAGEVVKEKVNNKRK
- the rplE gene encoding 50S ribosomal protein L5, which produces MRFNELYQKQVRPALKKEFSYKSDLAIPRITKVSLNVGVGRFTKDKAYVDGVVNTLTRISGQKPVLTKSRKSISAFKVREGQIVGVAVNLRGARMFDFLEKLINITFPRVRDFRGIDAKIIDRTGNMSIGFREHIAFPEVKADEIDNVHGLQITISTTAKTREEGFELFKLLGFPFKKTT
- the rpmC gene encoding 50S ribosomal protein L29, with translation MEFKELQTKTLKEWHAMLAESREKLRQLRFKDANKQLGNVRSIRKERELISHLLTLINKSKKS